The following proteins are co-located in the Pedobacter frigiditerrae genome:
- a CDS encoding metal-dependent transcriptional regulator, producing MQSYTEENYLKIIYHLSVISNPVQTNAIAEKIQTKAASVTDMLKKLSDKELVDYVKYQGVTLTEKGKLAAINIVRKHRLWEVFLVEKLNFKWDEVHDVAEELEHIKSTLLVERLDEFLEFPKVDPHGDPIPDQHGNFAAIAFVKLNKLKVNDKGTITGVSEHSSPFLKHLEKLGLTLGKKIEVSEIIDFDGSVELLIDGNKLNISREVAKHILISK from the coding sequence ATGCAATCCTATACTGAAGAGAATTACCTTAAAATAATCTATCATTTGTCGGTTATTAGTAATCCGGTTCAAACTAATGCTATTGCCGAGAAGATTCAAACTAAGGCTGCCTCGGTTACAGATATGCTAAAAAAGTTATCTGATAAGGAATTGGTAGATTATGTAAAATACCAAGGTGTTACCTTAACGGAAAAGGGAAAACTTGCTGCAATAAATATTGTTAGGAAACATAGGCTATGGGAAGTTTTTTTAGTAGAAAAATTAAATTTTAAATGGGATGAAGTGCATGATGTAGCTGAGGAATTGGAACACATTAAATCAACTTTGTTAGTAGAAAGATTAGACGAGTTCTTAGAATTCCCTAAAGTAGACCCTCATGGTGATCCTATACCAGATCAACACGGAAATTTTGCAGCAATTGCTTTTGTTAAACTAAATAAGCTTAAAGTAAACGACAAGGGCACTATAACAGGAGTTAGCGAGCATTCCTCTCCTTTTCTAAAACACTTAGAAAAATTAGGGTTGACATTAGGAAAAAAAATAGAAGTTTCAGAAATCATAGATTTTGATGGTTCTGTAGAATTATTAATTGATGGAAATAAATTGAACATTAGTAGAGAAGTGGCAAAACACATATTAATTAGCAAATAA
- the lysS gene encoding lysine--tRNA ligase — translation MSTGLSEQELLRRDSLKQLRELGINPYPAEAYEINANAADILANYEKDKTAYKTISLAGRIMGRNIMGAASFAELQDATGRIQIYLKRDELCPGDDKTLYNTVFKKLLDIGDFIGIEGYIFTTQTGEISIHVTKFTVLSKSLRPLPIVKRDDEGNVYDGFTNPELRYRMRYVDLTVNPDYKQIFINRSKVINTMRNYFDNQGWMEVETPILQAVHGGAAARPFATHHNTLDMPLFLRIANELYLKRLIVAGFDGVYEFGKMFRNEGMDRTHNPEFTAMEIYVAYKDYIWMMAMVEECLEKIATAIHGQPVVKVGEHEINFGGPYEKLTMYESIEKYTGIDVSAMSEAEIAAECKKLGIEIDDSMGRGKLIDELFSEKVEANLIQPTYITDYPLEMTPLAKKHRSKDGLVERFELFVNGKEIANAYSELNDPIDQKERFEEQLKLAARGDDEAMAMDDDFVRALEYGMPPTSGLGIGIDRLVMLMTNQSTIQEVLFFPQMRPEKKKIELTTEETELFNLVKEDEQYLLTDIKAKLTDWSNKKWDTTLKGLTGKAILKVTKTDDGLFLSRK, via the coding sequence ATGAGTACAGGATTATCAGAACAGGAATTATTACGTCGCGATTCGTTAAAACAACTTCGCGAATTGGGCATCAACCCATATCCTGCAGAAGCTTATGAAATAAATGCCAATGCAGCAGACATTTTAGCGAACTACGAAAAAGATAAAACAGCATATAAGACCATCAGCCTTGCTGGAAGAATAATGGGACGTAACATCATGGGTGCAGCTTCTTTTGCTGAATTACAGGATGCAACTGGCCGTATTCAAATCTATTTAAAACGTGATGAGCTTTGTCCTGGTGATGATAAGACGCTTTACAATACTGTATTTAAGAAATTATTAGACATAGGTGATTTCATCGGAATTGAGGGTTATATATTTACTACTCAAACCGGAGAAATATCTATCCACGTTACTAAATTTACTGTACTTTCTAAATCTTTACGTCCCTTACCTATAGTAAAACGTGATGATGAAGGAAACGTTTATGACGGCTTTACCAATCCTGAATTACGTTACAGAATGCGTTATGTGGATTTAACGGTTAACCCAGATTATAAACAAATCTTCATTAATCGCTCTAAAGTGATTAACACGATGCGTAATTACTTTGACAATCAAGGCTGGATGGAAGTAGAAACTCCAATCCTACAGGCGGTTCATGGCGGTGCAGCTGCTCGTCCGTTTGCAACACATCATAATACTTTAGATATGCCATTATTCCTTCGTATTGCGAATGAATTATATTTAAAAAGGTTAATTGTTGCAGGTTTTGATGGTGTTTATGAGTTCGGTAAAATGTTCAGAAATGAAGGTATGGACCGTACACACAACCCAGAGTTTACCGCAATGGAAATCTATGTAGCTTATAAAGACTATATCTGGATGATGGCCATGGTAGAAGAATGTTTAGAGAAAATTGCTACTGCTATTCACGGACAACCAGTTGTTAAAGTTGGCGAACATGAAATTAATTTCGGTGGACCATACGAGAAATTAACGATGTATGAGTCGATAGAAAAATATACAGGCATTGATGTTTCTGCCATGAGTGAAGCTGAAATTGCTGCTGAATGTAAAAAATTGGGCATTGAAATAGATGATTCGATGGGCAGAGGTAAATTAATCGATGAATTATTCAGCGAAAAAGTTGAAGCAAATTTAATTCAGCCAACTTACATTACCGACTATCCTTTGGAGATGACTCCATTAGCTAAAAAACACCGTAGCAAAGATGGTTTGGTAGAACGTTTTGAGTTATTTGTAAATGGTAAAGAAATTGCCAATGCTTACTCTGAATTAAACGACCCAATTGACCAAAAAGAACGCTTTGAAGAGCAATTGAAATTAGCTGCCAGAGGCGATGATGAGGCTATGGCAATGGATGATGATTTTGTTCGTGCTTTAGAATATGGTATGCCTCCTACTTCGGGATTAGGTATTGGGATAGATCGTTTGGTAATGCTAATGACTAATCAATCTACCATTCAGGAAGTATTGTTCTTCCCGCAGATGCGCCCCGAGAAGAAGAAAATTGAGCTTACAACTGAAGAAACAGAATTATTTAACTTAGTTAAAGAAGATGAGCAATATCTGTTAACTGATATTAAGGCAAAATTGACTGATTGGAGCAACAAAAAATGGGATACAACTTTAAAGGGCTTAACCGGAAAAGCAATTTTAAAAGTTACAAAAACAGATGATGGTTTGTTTTTATCGCGTAAATAG
- a CDS encoding Nramp family divalent metal transporter, translating into MEKQSLSEVHKSVATNKRTGWKRILAFIGPAYLVSVGYMDPGNWATDIAGGSKFGYQLIWILLMSNLIALLLQSLSARLGIVRGLDLAQASRNAYPKWVNFPMFILAQTAIIACDLAEIIGMAIGLNLLFGLPLIWGVSITIFDTVILLFLLNKGMRKMEAFIVSMVFIVGVSFLIEMFIVEPSLKEIAKGFKPSMLSGEALYIAIGIIGATVMPHNLYLHSSLVQTRKFERDNKGIKEAIKFNFIDTAVALNLAFLVNAAILILAAAAFFTNGFNNVAEIQDAHKLLSNIFGDIAPALFAIALIAAGQSSTVTGTLAGQIIMEGHLNLRIQPWLRRLITRLLAIIPAFCTILFFGEDALGGLLILSQVVLSLQLGFAIIPLIHLTSDKKEMKDFTIKTWVKVLAWMSAVVIVSLNIKLVIEEITGWIAEADGWYIYVIVIPLAILIGLLLVYIFLYPLLSKKQRIGNVPHGNALAIEKVEKINYKKIGITVDFSKNDRNTIRHALIQGGKDAHYYLIHVVETAAARYHGQTTMDHETQTDTENLEKYRSNLLDLGYESSAHIGFGGTAKAIAEITKQNHLELLVMGAHGHKGLKDLIFGTTVDSVRHKVNIPVLIVR; encoded by the coding sequence ATGGAGAAACAATCGCTAAGCGAGGTACATAAAAGTGTTGCCACAAACAAAAGAACTGGCTGGAAAAGGATTTTAGCCTTCATTGGCCCTGCGTATTTAGTAAGTGTAGGTTATATGGACCCAGGAAACTGGGCAACGGATATAGCTGGTGGTAGTAAATTTGGATATCAGCTGATTTGGATTTTGCTAATGTCTAACTTGATTGCGCTCCTACTACAATCATTAAGTGCCAGATTAGGAATTGTTAGAGGTTTAGACTTAGCACAGGCATCAAGAAATGCTTATCCAAAATGGGTTAATTTCCCGATGTTCATACTTGCACAAACTGCCATTATCGCTTGCGACTTAGCCGAGATTATTGGTATGGCAATAGGATTAAATCTATTGTTTGGTTTACCATTAATTTGGGGAGTTTCCATTACCATTTTCGATACAGTTATTTTGCTTTTCTTGTTAAACAAAGGAATGCGAAAAATGGAAGCCTTTATAGTTTCTATGGTATTTATTGTAGGTGTTTCGTTTCTTATAGAAATGTTTATTGTTGAGCCATCCTTAAAAGAAATTGCTAAAGGATTTAAGCCATCAATGCTTTCTGGAGAAGCTTTGTATATTGCCATTGGTATAATTGGAGCCACTGTAATGCCCCATAATTTATATCTACATTCTTCATTGGTACAAACTAGAAAGTTTGAACGAGACAATAAAGGAATCAAGGAAGCAATTAAATTCAATTTTATTGATACCGCAGTAGCTCTAAATCTGGCCTTTTTAGTAAACGCTGCCATTCTAATTTTAGCTGCTGCTGCATTTTTTACAAATGGATTTAATAATGTTGCAGAAATACAAGATGCACATAAACTGTTAAGCAATATTTTTGGAGATATTGCTCCTGCTTTATTTGCCATCGCATTAATAGCTGCCGGACAAAGTTCTACAGTAACTGGGACCTTAGCTGGGCAAATTATCATGGAAGGCCACTTAAACCTAAGGATTCAGCCTTGGTTAAGGAGGTTGATAACACGTTTATTGGCTATTATCCCTGCTTTTTGTACCATATTATTTTTTGGTGAGGATGCACTTGGCGGACTTTTAATATTAAGTCAGGTGGTATTAAGTTTACAATTAGGTTTTGCGATTATTCCGTTAATTCACCTAACCTCTGATAAAAAAGAGATGAAAGATTTTACCATTAAAACTTGGGTTAAGGTTTTAGCTTGGATGAGTGCTGTGGTAATTGTAAGTCTAAATATTAAATTAGTGATTGAAGAAATTACTGGTTGGATAGCAGAGGCTGATGGTTGGTATATTTATGTGATTGTGATACCGCTAGCCATATTAATAGGACTATTGTTGGTTTACATTTTCTTATATCCACTTTTAAGCAAGAAACAAAGGATTGGAAATGTGCCACATGGGAATGCATTAGCGATTGAAAAAGTAGAAAAAATCAATTACAAAAAAATTGGCATCACTGTAGATTTCTCTAAAAATGACAGGAATACCATCCGCCATGCGTTAATTCAAGGAGGAAAAGATGCGCATTATTATTTAATACACGTTGTGGAAACTGCAGCAGCGAGATATCATGGGCAAACAACAATGGACCATGAAACACAAACAGATACTGAAAACTTAGAAAAATATAGATCAAACTTATTAGACCTTGGTTATGAATCAAGTGCGCATATAGGATTTGGTGGAACGGCAAAAGCTATAGCTGAAATTACTAAACAAAATCATTTAGAATTGTTGGTAATGGGCGCACATGGACATAAGGGTTTAAAGGATTTGATATTTGGAACAACGGTAGATTCAGTGAGACATAAAGTTAATATACCGGTTTTAATTGTCCGTTAA
- a CDS encoding DUF2892 domain-containing protein, which yields MPNLIRLIIGFAFVGAAVALFIFGFWGWGILLVFLSIFIFITYFYNENMLIAQWYLRKDNMPKAEQFLGRIKNYEKELNRVQHGYYNLLIGLIESRKAPMKSEKYFKAALNLGLHMDHNIALAKLSLAGIAMGKRNKLEANRYLQEAKKADKQKLLADQIKQMKDQMGMMDKQQQVRYSR from the coding sequence ATGCCAAATCTAATACGCCTAATTATAGGCTTTGCTTTTGTTGGTGCAGCAGTTGCACTTTTTATCTTCGGCTTTTGGGGCTGGGGAATCCTTTTAGTCTTTTTAAGCATATTCATTTTTATTACTTATTTCTACAACGAAAATATGTTAATCGCTCAATGGTATTTACGTAAAGATAATATGCCAAAGGCCGAGCAGTTTTTAGGAAGAATTAAAAACTATGAGAAGGAACTAAATAGAGTTCAACACGGTTATTATAACTTGTTAATTGGATTAATCGAATCTAGAAAAGCACCAATGAAATCTGAAAAGTATTTCAAGGCTGCGTTAAACTTGGGTTTACACATGGACCATAACATTGCCTTGGCTAAATTAAGTTTGGCAGGAATTGCAATGGGTAAAAGAAATAAACTAGAAGCAAATAGATACCTGCAAGAAGCTAAAAAAGCAGATAAACAAAAATTATTAGCTGATCAAATCAAACAAATGAAAGATCAGATGGGGATGATGGACAAACAACAACAGGTTCGTTATAGCCGTTAA
- a CDS encoding TonB-dependent receptor domain-containing protein produces MQKILTLIIALFLFQNVNAQQYKLEGVVSSDASSNRISVSIIDLKVTVFTDSLGSFRFTNLKPAVYNLKISSIGFKTVNLKIDIKSDTSLSKIELQSLDEKLNEVVITGTQKEVNRLESPVPVEIYTAQFFKKNPTPSIFDALQNVNGVRPQLNCNICNTGDIHINGLEGPYTMVLIDGMPIVSSLSTVYGLSGIPNALVERIEVVKGPASSLYGSEAVGGLINIITKKVQNASLFSADFMVTDYKEYNMDIGFKVNLSPKISFLTGVNYFKYANKVDHNHDGFTDVTLQDRVSVFQKWNITRKENRLFSIAGRYLYEDRWGGEMNWNKFFRGGDQVYGESIYTKRIELIGNYQLPIREKMFLAFSLTNHDQDSRYGITSYIAKQQIAFSQLTWDKKIGNNDLLFGAAFRYTFYDDNTPATASNDILNQINAPEKTLLPGLFVQDEIKLNKKNSVLAGLRYDYNSIHGNIFTPRFAYKWSINDKNIIRLNAGTGFRVVNIFTEDHAALTGARDVVINDELRPERTYNLNLNFLKKVYLKSGSFLGIDLSAFYTYFNNRIIGDYDSNPNQIIYDNLNGYAVSKGLTANLDMAFSSGLKLTLGSTYQDVSVIENSIKQQQILTEKFSGTWAVSYKINKLHLGIDYTGNIYSPMRLPLLSDLDPRRQFSPIWTIQNIQLVYDGIKDIEIYGGVKNLLNFTPNKGTPFIIARSNDPFDKNVQFGQNGQVLVTPENPYGLTFDPSYVYAPNQGIRGFLGVRLNIK; encoded by the coding sequence ATGCAAAAAATCCTTACACTAATAATAGCTTTATTTTTATTTCAAAATGTTAATGCTCAACAATATAAGTTGGAAGGAGTTGTGTCTTCAGATGCCTCTTCCAATAGGATTTCAGTATCTATTATAGATTTAAAGGTTACGGTATTTACTGACAGTTTAGGAAGTTTTAGGTTTACTAACCTCAAACCAGCTGTTTATAATTTAAAAATTAGTTCCATAGGTTTTAAAACTGTCAATCTTAAAATTGATATAAAATCTGATACCTCATTATCTAAAATAGAATTACAATCATTAGATGAGAAACTAAATGAGGTTGTGATTACCGGAACTCAAAAGGAAGTGAATAGACTAGAAAGCCCAGTTCCTGTAGAAATTTACACAGCACAGTTTTTTAAGAAAAATCCAACCCCAAGTATTTTTGATGCTTTACAAAATGTAAATGGAGTACGCCCACAACTCAATTGCAATATTTGTAATACAGGAGATATCCATATTAATGGTTTAGAAGGGCCATACACTATGGTTTTAATTGATGGAATGCCGATTGTAAGCAGCCTTTCTACTGTTTACGGTTTGTCTGGAATACCAAATGCGTTAGTAGAAAGAATTGAAGTGGTAAAAGGTCCAGCTTCTTCATTATATGGAAGTGAAGCCGTAGGGGGTTTAATTAATATCATAACAAAAAAGGTGCAGAATGCATCATTGTTTTCTGCCGATTTTATGGTAACTGACTATAAAGAATACAATATGGACATTGGTTTTAAAGTGAATCTAAGTCCGAAAATATCCTTTTTAACAGGTGTTAACTATTTTAAATACGCTAACAAAGTTGATCATAACCATGATGGATTTACCGATGTAACTTTACAAGATAGAGTTTCAGTTTTCCAAAAATGGAATATCACCAGAAAAGAAAATAGGCTTTTTTCTATTGCAGGAAGATATTTGTATGAAGATAGATGGGGCGGAGAAATGAATTGGAATAAATTTTTTAGAGGTGGCGATCAGGTTTATGGAGAAAGTATTTACACCAAAAGAATAGAGCTGATTGGAAACTATCAACTTCCAATTAGAGAAAAAATGTTTTTGGCTTTTTCATTAACTAACCATGATCAAGATAGTAGGTATGGTATCACTTCTTATATTGCCAAACAACAAATAGCATTCTCTCAGTTAACTTGGGATAAAAAAATAGGGAACAATGATTTGCTTTTTGGAGCTGCTTTTAGGTATACTTTTTATGATGATAATACTCCGGCAACAGCATCTAACGATATTTTAAATCAAATAAATGCTCCAGAAAAGACACTTTTACCAGGTTTGTTTGTACAGGATGAAATTAAATTAAATAAAAAAAATTCGGTTTTAGCAGGGCTGAGATATGATTACAACTCTATTCATGGCAATATATTTACACCAAGATTTGCCTATAAATGGAGCATAAATGATAAAAATATAATTAGATTAAATGCTGGAACAGGTTTTAGGGTTGTTAATATTTTTACTGAAGATCACGCTGCACTAACAGGAGCCAGGGATGTTGTAATTAATGATGAATTGAGACCTGAACGTACTTATAACCTTAACTTAAACTTTCTAAAAAAGGTATACCTAAAAAGCGGCTCGTTCTTAGGAATAGATTTATCTGCTTTTTATACATACTTCAATAATAGAATTATTGGGGATTATGATTCTAATCCAAATCAAATTATTTACGATAATCTCAATGGTTATGCAGTAAGTAAGGGTTTAACTGCAAATCTTGATATGGCTTTTAGTTCAGGCTTAAAATTAACTTTAGGTTCTACTTACCAGGATGTTAGCGTTATTGAGAATAGCATAAAACAACAACAGATTTTAACAGAAAAGTTTTCAGGAACTTGGGCAGTATCCTATAAAATAAATAAACTCCATCTTGGTATAGATTATACAGGAAATATTTACAGTCCAATGCGTTTGCCTTTGTTAAGTGATTTAGACCCACGTAGGCAGTTTTCTCCAATATGGACAATACAGAATATTCAGTTAGTTTATGATGGGATAAAGGATATAGAGATTTATGGAGGTGTGAAAAACTTACTTAATTTTACGCCAAATAAAGGAACACCATTTATAATTGCTCGTTCAAATGACCCATTTGATAAGAATGTACAGTTTGGTCAGAACGGACAAGTTTTGGTTACACCTGAGAATCCTTATGGTTTAACTTTCGATCCTAGTTATGTGTATGCTCCAAACCAAGGTATAAGAGGTTTCTTAGGTGTGAGGCTTAATATCAAATAG
- the ung gene encoding uracil-DNA glycosylase: MAATLEPGWLNVLSNELEKPYMKTLKSFLLEEKQKGFVVYPKGVDIFNAFNHTPFDKVKVVILGQDPYHGQGQAHGLSFSVQKGITVPPSLKNMYKELAEEFPDFKIPNHGDLTAWADQGVLLLNATLTVRANEAGSHQKQGWEIFTDYVISQLSAQKTGLVFLLWGRFAQQKESLIDTGKHFVLKAAHPSPFSAYNGFFGSNHFKMTNEILEKEGLKGINWQIDPNP; encoded by the coding sequence ATGGCTGCTACATTAGAACCTGGATGGTTAAATGTGTTAAGCAATGAACTTGAGAAACCTTACATGAAGACCCTTAAATCCTTTTTGCTAGAAGAAAAGCAGAAAGGATTTGTTGTTTATCCTAAAGGGGTTGATATATTCAATGCATTTAACCATACACCTTTCGACAAAGTTAAAGTTGTTATTTTAGGTCAAGATCCATATCATGGGCAAGGGCAAGCTCATGGACTTTCTTTTTCTGTTCAAAAAGGAATTACAGTTCCACCTTCTTTAAAAAATATGTATAAGGAGCTGGCAGAAGAATTCCCAGATTTCAAGATACCTAATCACGGTGATTTAACTGCTTGGGCAGACCAAGGAGTTTTATTATTAAATGCAACCTTAACAGTTCGTGCCAATGAAGCTGGCTCGCATCAGAAACAAGGCTGGGAAATATTTACTGATTATGTTATCTCGCAGTTATCTGCCCAAAAAACTGGATTGGTATTCTTGCTTTGGGGCAGATTTGCGCAGCAAAAAGAAAGCTTAATAGATACGGGCAAACATTTTGTATTGAAGGCTGCACACCCCTCTCCTTTTTCTGCTTATAATGGTTTTTTCGGTTCAAACCATTTTAAGATGACTAATGAAATTTTAGAAAAAGAAGGGTTGAAAGGGATTAATTGGCAGATAGACCCCAATCCCTAA
- a CDS encoding Lrp/AsnC family transcriptional regulator produces the protein MATELDKTDFKILKLLQENGRITNLLLSQEIGLSPAPTLERVRKLEMSGYIKSYHALVDEEKLGLGIKTFIQVQLDFHKNNTIQIFLDEVNQINEITECHHVTGQADFLLKVYVNDIKAYERLIMDKISKISVVKTFQTMMIMSTTKKEPIVPLEY, from the coding sequence ATGGCAACTGAACTAGATAAAACCGATTTTAAAATTTTAAAACTGCTTCAAGAGAATGGTAGAATAACCAATTTACTTTTATCGCAAGAAATTGGCCTATCACCTGCACCAACTTTGGAACGTGTTCGTAAATTGGAGATGTCTGGTTATATTAAAAGTTACCACGCCTTAGTTGATGAAGAAAAATTAGGATTGGGTATTAAAACCTTTATTCAAGTTCAATTAGACTTTCATAAAAACAATACCATTCAAATATTTTTGGATGAAGTTAACCAAATCAATGAAATTACTGAATGCCACCACGTAACTGGTCAGGCAGACTTTTTATTGAAAGTTTATGTAAACGACATCAAAGCATATGAGCGCTTGATCATGGATAAAATTAGCAAGATTTCTGTGGTTAAAACATTCCAAACGATGATGATCATGTCTACTACCAAGAAAGAGCCTATTGTGCCATTGGAGTATTAA
- a CDS encoding thioredoxin family protein — protein sequence MKYLLIALLMVSSLLGKAQKSYSFNQLDRLQKIEKKNIIVFVSVNWCSYCKAMEQTVFTEPNVVKYLNKHYYFVKLNAEDQTPVVYQNHQFLFNPSLGFHEIAIMLANKQKLTFPSIYVLNKDNEILYQNKGFITAISLVKVFNYFINKP from the coding sequence ATGAAATACTTGTTGATTGCATTATTGATGGTTAGTTCTTTACTCGGTAAAGCGCAAAAGAGCTACAGCTTTAATCAATTAGATAGGCTTCAAAAAATAGAAAAGAAAAATATAATAGTATTTGTTAGTGTAAATTGGTGCAGCTACTGCAAGGCAATGGAACAAACTGTTTTTACAGAGCCAAATGTTGTTAAGTACTTAAACAAGCATTATTATTTTGTTAAGTTAAATGCTGAAGATCAAACGCCAGTTGTTTACCAAAACCATCAATTTTTATTTAACCCTAGTTTAGGTTTTCATGAAATTGCAATAATGTTAGCCAATAAGCAAAAGCTAACTTTCCCATCAATCTATGTATTAAATAAGGATAATGAAATTCTTTATCAAAATAAAGGATTTATAACTGCAATTAGCTTAGTTAAAGTGTTTAACTATTTTATTAATAAGCCTTAA
- a CDS encoding thioredoxin family protein: protein MKNLLTSLILLFAMNASAQELNKKIEDPNRHKQVMLNLCTREGITSFPEFKESYDPNYAAYKPDSTAFADLSKLIKGKKITIVLGTWCGDSKYQVPHFLKIMDGLKIDEDKITIIGVDGAKHAENGLIDSLKITNVPTFIFFDKKGKEVGRITEHPKETLEKDMLKILAVTKKTKAAKTETKTK from the coding sequence ATGAAGAACTTACTTACTAGTCTAATCTTATTATTTGCCATGAATGCAAGTGCACAAGAGTTAAATAAAAAAATTGAAGATCCAAATAGACATAAACAAGTCATGTTAAACCTGTGTACAAGGGAAGGAATTACTTCATTCCCTGAATTTAAAGAAAGTTATGACCCTAACTATGCTGCTTACAAACCAGATTCTACTGCATTCGCAGATTTATCTAAACTTATAAAAGGTAAAAAAATTACGATTGTTTTGGGCACATGGTGTGGAGATAGTAAATATCAAGTTCCTCATTTTTTAAAAATAATGGACGGTCTTAAAATTGATGAAGATAAAATAACCATTATTGGAGTAGACGGAGCCAAACACGCTGAAAATGGTTTAATTGATAGCTTAAAAATCACAAATGTTCCAACATTCATCTTCTTCGATAAAAAAGGAAAAGAAGTTGGCCGCATTACTGAGCATCCAAAAGAAACGTTAGAAAAGGATATGCTTAAAATTTTGGCAGTAACCAAGAAAACTAAGGCAGCAAAAACAGAAACAAAAACCAAGTAA
- a CDS encoding type II toxin-antitoxin system HigA family antitoxin, with translation MNIKPIKNEIDYEQALTRLEVIFDAKKGSPQGDELEILGILIEKYENEHFPIDLPDPIEAIKFRMEQMGYNQTDLAKVVGLKSRASEILNRKRKLSLEMIRQLHESLKIPTDVLIQAY, from the coding sequence ATGAATATTAAACCTATAAAAAACGAAATTGATTACGAACAAGCTTTAACTAGACTTGAGGTAATTTTCGATGCAAAAAAAGGTTCTCCACAAGGTGATGAACTTGAGATATTAGGAATATTGATTGAAAAATATGAAAATGAGCACTTCCCAATAGATTTACCTGACCCAATTGAAGCGATTAAATTTAGAATGGAGCAAATGGGTTATAATCAAACGGATTTAGCAAAAGTTGTAGGACTAAAAAGTAGAGCTAGCGAAATTTTAAATAGAAAACGAAAACTATCTTTAGAAATGATTAGACAACTACATGAGAGCCTAAAAATACCCACTGATGTTTTAATACAAGCTTATTAA
- the smpB gene encoding SsrA-binding protein produces the protein MKNDIQIKNKRAYFDYHILDSYVAGIALLGTEIKAIRQGKANMTDAFCMFIGDVLYVRNLHVSEYSHSSFHHHDIKRDRVLLLHKKELKKLKIKGEEKGFTIVPLRIFTNERGFAKMEIAIAQGKKEFDKRDSIKDRESKREMDRAMKI, from the coding sequence ATGAAGAACGACATCCAAATAAAAAATAAGAGAGCATATTTTGATTACCACATATTAGACAGTTATGTTGCTGGTATTGCACTTTTAGGAACAGAAATTAAGGCGATTAGACAAGGTAAAGCGAATATGACAGATGCCTTTTGTATGTTTATTGGAGATGTTTTATATGTGAGAAATCTCCACGTTTCAGAATATAGCCATAGTTCTTTTCACCATCACGATATTAAAAGGGACCGAGTTTTGCTCTTACATAAGAAAGAATTAAAGAAACTCAAAATTAAAGGTGAGGAGAAAGGTTTCACGATAGTTCCATTAAGGATTTTTACCAACGAGAGAGGCTTTGCTAAAATGGAAATTGCTATTGCTCAAGGTAAAAAAGAATTCGATAAACGCGACAGCATTAAGGACAGAGAGAGTAAACGTGAGATGGACAGGGCGATGAAAATCTAG